Proteins from one Gossypium raimondii isolate GPD5lz chromosome 8, ASM2569854v1, whole genome shotgun sequence genomic window:
- the LOC105791428 gene encoding transcription termination factor MTERF8, chloroplastic has protein sequence MAVTQNFQTLRMDYLSISSALSFYRKPAQLKGTLAELKPPLVSLQDETPLKPIVPKTTSKQRPFTVTYLINSCGLSLESAISVSDKVQFQSPERPDSVLTLLRNYGFSKTQISNLIRKRPMLLLSHPENTLLPKLEFFQSIGLSSNELARTLSSDPTLLTRSLENQIMPTYDFLKSVLLSDEKIVAALKRTTWVFLEDPSKNLMPNVTYLRESGVPQSCVSLLLTHFPEAVMQKHEPFVETVREVKEMGFDPKKSTFVLAVHALSGKGNKSIWERCYEVYKRWGWSNDDILSAFRKHPHSMMLSEKKIMKSMGYFVNEMGWASRAIAECPVVLFFSLEKRIIPRCSVFQVLLSKGLIKEGFSLTTVLLPVEKRFLERFVMRYQEEVPELLSVYQGKVKLEGL, from the coding sequence ATGGCAGTAACCCAAAATTTCCAGACCCTAAGAATGGACTATCTATCAATCTCTTCGGCACTATCTTTTTATAGAAAACCAGCTCAACTTAAAGGCACCCTTGCCGAGCTAAAGCCCCCACTCGTCTCTTTACAAGACGAAACTCCCCTCAAACCCATCGTCCCCAAAACCACTTCCAAGCAACGCCCTTTCACCGTCACTTACCTCATAAACTCATGCGGTCTTTCCTTAGAGTCCGCCATTTCAGTTTCTGACAAGGTACAGTTCCAGTCCCCAGAGAGACCCGACTCGGTTCTAACCCTTTTGAGAAACTACGGCTTCTCCAAAACCCAGATCTCAAATCTCATCAGGAAGCGCCCCATGCTCCTATTGTCCCACCCCGAGAATACCCTTTTGCCAAAGCTCGAATTTTTTCAGTCTATTGGGTTGTCAAGCAATGAGCTTGCCAGGACTTTGTCTTCAGACCCCACCCTTTTGACTCGAAGCTTGGAGAACCAAATTATGCCCACTTACGACTTCCTCAAGAGCGTATTGTTATCTGATGAGAAAATCGTTGCTGCTTTGAAGCGTACGACATGGGTTTTTTTAGAAGATCCCTCGAAGAACCTTATGCCCAACGTTACTTATTTGAGAGAATCAGGTGTGCCTCAGAGCTGCGTTTCCCTTTTATTGACTCATTTCCCCGAGGCGGTGATGCAAAAGCATGAACCCTTTGTTGAAACGGTGAGAGAGGTTAAGGAAATGGGGTTTGATCCAAAGAAATCCACGTTTGTGCTAGCGGTTCACGCCCTTTCAGGGAAAGGCAACAAGTCCATATGGGAAAGGTGTTATGAGGTGTACAAGAGATGGGGTTGGAGCAATGATGATATTCTATCAGCATTTAGGAAACACCCTCATTCCATGATGTTGTCAGAGAAGAAAATCATGAAGAGCATGGGTTATTTTGTGAATGAGATGGGGTGGGCATCCAGGGCCATAGCTGAATGCCCTGTGGTACTGTTTTTCAGCTTGGAGAAGAGGATCATCCCCAGGTGTTCGGTTTTCCAGGTTTTGTTGTCAAAGGGATTGATAAAAGAAGGTTTCAGCTTAACCACTGTGTTGTTGCCTGTTGAGAAGCGTTTCTTGGAGAGGTTTGTGATGAGATACCAGGAGGAAGTGCCTGAATTGTTGAGTGTGTATCAAGGCAAGGTCAAACTTGAGGGATTATGA